A genomic window from Myotis daubentonii chromosome 4, mMyoDau2.1, whole genome shotgun sequence includes:
- the TMEM186 gene encoding transmembrane protein 186, translated as MSPDPRQQLTWSVSTWSSAPASGPSLRAAGHAGRRRIHSHQARGWRLRFHPHYRSQNAMFRTQARSGRACAFRDPAAGVIRWLRRAMAALLRAVPRLPGLAVWRRPLYGLQCCDGQDFRRWVGSRSPTSKEKPPGTETEKFQMIYRFDAIRAFGYVSKLKVAQTALTVLALPPGFYWYSQGLLTFDNLCLIGGIAGFALAMLYWMSYFFRRLVGILYVNESGTMLRVAHLTFWGWRQDTYCPVAEVIPMTETQDRPQEIFVRIQQYSGKQTFYLTLRYGRILDRERFTQVFGMLDTLK; from the exons ATGTCTCCGGATCCCAGGCAGCAGCTGACGTGGAGCGTCAGCACCTGGAGCTCGGCCCCGGCTTCCGGACCCAGCCTCCGTGCTGCAGGGCACGCCGGGAGGAGGAGAATCCACTCCCACCAGGCCCGGGGCTGGCGTCTGCGGTTCCATCCGCACTACAGATCCCAGAATGCAATGTTCCGCACGCAGGCCCGTTCCGGCCGAGCATGCGCCTTTAGGGATCCGGCTGCAGGTGTGATTCGGTGGCTCCGGCGGGCCATG GCTGCCCTCCTCCGAGCTGTGCCGCGGTTGCCAGGGCTGGCTGTGTGGAGAAGGCCTCTCTACGGGCTGCAGTGCTGCGATGGGCAGGATTttaggaggtgggtggggagcaggTCACCCACCTCGAAGGAGAAACCACCAGgcacagagacagagaaattCCAGATGATCTACCGGTTCGATGCCATCAGAGCCTTTGGGTACGTGTCTAAGCTGAAGGTGGCACAGACAGCCCTGACGGTGCTGGCCCTGCCGCCTGGCTTTTACTGGTACTCCCAGGGCCTCCTGACTTTCGACAACCTGTGTCTCATTGGTGGGATCGCTGGCTTCGCCCTGGCCATGCTGTACTGGATGAGCTATTTCTTCCGGAGGCTGGTGGGCATCCTGTACGTGAACGAGTCAGGCACCATGCTGCGGGTGGCCCACCTGACCTTCTGGGGCTGGCGGCAGGACACCTACTGCCCGGTGGCCGAGGTGATACCTATGACAGAAACCCAGGACCGGCCCCAGGAGATTTTCGTGCGGATCCAGCAGTACAGTGGGAAGCAGACCTTCTACCTCACCCTGCGCTATGGACGCATCCTGGACAGAGAGCGTTTCACACAGGTGTTTGGGATGCTGGACACGCTCAAGTGA